In Desulfovibrio desulfuricans DSM 642, a single window of DNA contains:
- a CDS encoding SxtJ family membrane protein, with amino-acid sequence MQHRKLHFGFLPAAVSNKECADTAMAMTLICLLAVMFTRSLTLLPLALGLLLAGMVWPRLYSPLAKLWLGLSLLLGSVMSRLLLSVIFFVVVTPLALVMRLFGHDPMRRKGWKKSTDSTFVSRDHTFEAKDLEHPF; translated from the coding sequence ATGCAACACCGCAAACTACATTTCGGCTTTTTGCCTGCTGCCGTGAGCAACAAGGAATGCGCCGATACCGCTATGGCCATGACGTTGATATGTCTGTTGGCCGTCATGTTCACCCGGTCGCTCACCCTGTTGCCCCTTGCTCTGGGGCTGCTGCTGGCGGGCATGGTCTGGCCCCGCTTGTACTCGCCCCTGGCAAAGCTCTGGCTGGGCCTTTCCCTGCTGCTTGGCTCCGTCATGTCGCGTTTGCTGCTGAGCGTCATATTTTTTGTTGTTGTGACCCCGCTGGCGCTTGTCATGCGTCTTTTCGGGCATGACCCCATGCGCCGCAAAGGCTGGAAAAAGAGCACGGATTCCACCTTTGTTTCGCGCGACCATACCTTTGAAGCAAAAGATCTGGAACATCCTTTTTAG
- a CDS encoding SGNH/GDSL hydrolase family protein, which translates to MLKRFLIFLFMLVAMLEVASYFYIKYINTNIQMPSYSLVNVNSKFWTFSDEHFGVWHHPSSTYLHKKACFTAQYASNAFGMRDKERTKDADQPRVVILGDSFIEGWGNSPEDRLSNLLEASTGKEVLNFGTSGGFGTIQEWLQYKHMVKQFRHDVVLLGILPRNDFEDNSLDFYYTQDTDDYRPYLVGDYPDYKLFYPVKKLPQPTKVQALAKSFKLTLLEWSCLYRVAIYLNDFKIENMKLVPRWTPENTGDPSGGSMYYSVPENEWNIMRYSIEQLVAEAGNRKVILFTIPAYQDFEHYDGKEPPLARKLRELAGHTGATYVDLMPAMLARGVKYPDLYFSCDKHWNAFGNAVAADILEPYVRAALQSSPAARGN; encoded by the coding sequence ATGCTAAAAAGATTCCTGATTTTTCTGTTTATGCTGGTAGCCATGCTTGAGGTGGCATCCTATTTCTACATCAAGTATATAAACACAAACATTCAGATGCCGTCTTACAGTCTGGTGAACGTTAACAGCAAGTTCTGGACGTTCAGCGACGAGCATTTTGGCGTATGGCACCACCCTTCATCCACATATTTGCACAAAAAGGCCTGCTTCACGGCCCAGTACGCTTCCAATGCCTTTGGCATGCGCGACAAGGAGCGCACCAAGGATGCAGACCAGCCGCGCGTGGTTATTCTGGGCGATTCTTTTATTGAAGGATGGGGCAACAGCCCGGAAGACAGGCTCTCCAACCTGCTTGAGGCTTCGACTGGCAAGGAAGTGCTCAATTTCGGCACGTCCGGCGGTTTTGGCACCATTCAAGAATGGCTGCAATACAAGCATATGGTTAAACAGTTCAGGCATGATGTTGTTCTGCTGGGCATTCTGCCCCGCAATGATTTTGAAGATAACAGCCTGGATTTCTACTACACGCAGGACACGGACGATTACCGCCCATATCTGGTTGGCGATTATCCTGATTACAAGCTTTTTTACCCGGTTAAAAAGCTGCCCCAGCCGACTAAGGTTCAGGCCTTGGCAAAGAGCTTCAAGCTCACACTGCTGGAATGGAGCTGCCTGTACCGGGTTGCTATTTATCTGAATGATTTCAAGATCGAAAACATGAAGCTTGTACCCCGCTGGACACCGGAAAATACCGGTGATCCTTCGGGCGGCTCCATGTACTATTCCGTGCCAGAGAACGAATGGAACATCATGCGCTATTCCATTGAACAGCTTGTGGCCGAAGCGGGGAACCGCAAGGTTATTCTGTTCACCATTCCTGCCTATCAGGATTTTGAGCACTATGACGGCAAGGAACCGCCCCTTGCCCGCAAGCTGCGCGAACTGGCCGGGCACACCGGCGCGACTTATGTGGACTTGATGCCTGCCATGCTTGCACGCGGCGTCAAATACCCCGACCTGTATTTCAGTTGCGACAAGCACTGGAATGCCTTTGGCAACGCTGTTGCCGCAGACATTCTTGAGCCATATGTGCGCGCCGCCCTGCAATCATCCCCCGCTGCAAGAGGAAACTGA
- a CDS encoding peptide chain release factor 3 yields the protein MQTNISSAMSREALRRRTFGIISHPDAGKTTLTEKLLLFGGAIQMAGAVKAKKAQRHATSDWMEVERERGISVSSSVMKFTYADHIINLLDTPGHQDFSEDTYRVLTAVDSALMVIDSVKGVETQTRKLMEVCRMRDTPILTFINKLDREGRDAFDLLSDIEQTLGIQAAPMTWPIGMGKSFQGVYDIERQAIRFFAEDGKKTSRPKEALVINGLNDPQLVELIGEDAAEQLRTEIDLLEGAGFPFDKELYLKGKQTPVFFGSAVNNFGVQELLDTLVRLAPGPIPRVAECATGERVVNPLEEDFSGVVFKIQANMDPAHRDRIAFMRICSGRFERGMKVKHHRIGKEVQLSRAITFMAQDREGVEDAWPGDIIGLHNHGTLKIGDTLTTSEPLKFTGIPNFSPEHFRRVQLADPLRSKQLAKGLKQLAEEGAIQVFRPITDSSHILGAVGVLQFDVIIARLKAEYGVIALYEPCPISAARWITSNDRAALESFKSDQQSNLAYDGDDCLAILSSSEWRLSRVIEEWPQITFHTTREIR from the coding sequence ATGCAAACAAACATATCATCGGCCATGAGTCGCGAAGCGCTCAGACGCCGCACTTTCGGCATTATTTCCCACCCTGACGCAGGCAAGACAACCCTCACGGAAAAGCTGCTGCTGTTCGGCGGAGCCATCCAGATGGCGGGCGCGGTCAAAGCCAAGAAGGCCCAGCGCCATGCCACTTCTGACTGGATGGAAGTTGAACGCGAGCGCGGCATTTCCGTTTCATCCTCGGTGATGAAGTTCACCTACGCCGATCATATCATCAATCTGCTTGATACGCCCGGTCACCAGGACTTTTCAGAAGATACCTACCGCGTGCTCACGGCTGTGGATTCCGCCCTCATGGTCATTGACTCGGTCAAGGGTGTTGAAACGCAGACCCGTAAGCTCATGGAAGTGTGCCGCATGCGCGACACGCCCATTTTGACCTTTATCAACAAGCTTGACCGCGAAGGCCGCGATGCCTTTGACCTCTTGAGCGATATTGAGCAGACACTGGGCATTCAGGCCGCGCCCATGACCTGGCCCATTGGCATGGGCAAAAGCTTTCAGGGCGTGTACGACATAGAGCGGCAGGCCATCCGCTTTTTTGCGGAGGACGGCAAAAAGACCTCCCGCCCCAAGGAAGCCCTGGTCATTAATGGATTGAACGATCCGCAACTTGTCGAACTGATTGGTGAAGACGCCGCCGAACAACTGCGCACGGAGATTGACCTGCTGGAAGGCGCGGGCTTTCCTTTTGACAAGGAACTGTACCTCAAGGGCAAGCAGACGCCGGTGTTTTTTGGCAGCGCGGTCAACAATTTCGGCGTTCAGGAGCTGCTCGACACTCTTGTGCGCCTTGCCCCTGGCCCCATCCCCCGCGTGGCGGAATGCGCCACGGGCGAACGCGTGGTCAATCCGCTTGAAGAAGATTTTTCCGGCGTTGTTTTCAAGATTCAGGCAAACATGGACCCCGCCCACCGCGACAGAATTGCCTTTATGCGCATATGTTCCGGCAGGTTCGAGCGCGGCATGAAGGTCAAGCACCACCGCATCGGCAAAGAGGTGCAGCTTTCGCGGGCAATCACCTTTATGGCGCAAGACCGTGAAGGCGTTGAAGACGCATGGCCCGGCGATATTATCGGTTTGCATAACCACGGCACCCTGAAAATAGGCGACACGCTCACAACCTCGGAGCCGCTCAAGTTTACGGGTATTCCCAACTTTTCGCCCGAGCATTTTCGCCGTGTGCAGCTGGCTGACCCCTTGCGCTCCAAGCAGCTTGCCAAGGGCCTGAAACAACTTGCGGAAGAAGGGGCCATTCAGGTTTTTCGCCCGATCACTGACAGCTCGCACATTCTTGGCGCAGTGGGCGTGTTGCAGTTTGACGTTATCATTGCCCGGCTCAAGGCCGAATACGGCGTTATTGCCCTGTACGAGCCCTGCCCCATTTCTGCCGCGCGCTGGATAACCTCCAATGACCGGGCGGCGCTGGAGTCATTTAAATCCGACCAGCAGTCAAACCTCGCCTACGATGGCGACGACTGCCTTGCCATCCTTTCCAGTAGCGAATGGCGGCTCTCAAGGGTTATTGAAGAATGGCCGCAGATAACCTTTCACACCACACGTGAAATCAGATAG